The following proteins come from a genomic window of Cronobacter muytjensii ATCC 51329:
- the emrD gene encoding multidrug efflux MFS transporter EmrD, whose amino-acid sequence MRILANRHLLMMLILLVAVGQMAQTIYIPAIAGIALEMNVREGAVQSVMAAYLLTYGVSQLIYGPISDRVGRRPVIMTGLVIFILATLVALEARSLPVLILAGCLQGMGTGVGGVMARTLPRDLYEGPALRHANSLLNMGILVSPLVAPLLGGLLDTWWGWRACFAFLLALAVVVTFCMFRWMPETRPVQAQRPRLLASYRLLFGTASFNCYLIMLIAGLAGVAVFEACSGVLMGAGLGLSSLAVSVLFILPIPAAFFGAWFAGRAHKRFTTLMWQAVLSCLAAGVLMWLPGWLGIMNIWTLLIPAALFFFGAGMLFPLATSGAMEPFPFLAGTAGALVGGLQNCGSGLLAWSSALLPQNGQFSLGMLMTAMGVLMLACWLPLAHRERIPEQTV is encoded by the coding sequence ATGAGAATATTGGCTAACCGTCATTTATTAATGATGTTGATTCTGCTTGTCGCCGTCGGGCAGATGGCGCAGACGATTTATATCCCGGCTATCGCCGGTATCGCGCTGGAAATGAACGTGCGCGAAGGGGCCGTGCAGAGCGTGATGGCGGCGTATCTGCTGACTTACGGCGTCTCGCAGCTGATTTACGGGCCGATATCCGACCGCGTCGGTCGCCGCCCGGTGATCATGACGGGGCTGGTGATTTTTATCCTCGCGACGCTGGTGGCGCTGGAGGCACGCAGCCTGCCGGTGCTGATTCTGGCGGGCTGCTTACAGGGGATGGGCACCGGCGTCGGCGGCGTGATGGCGCGAACGCTGCCGCGCGATCTCTATGAAGGCCCGGCGCTGCGCCACGCCAACAGCCTGCTGAACATGGGCATTCTGGTCAGCCCACTGGTGGCGCCGCTGCTCGGCGGCCTGCTCGACACCTGGTGGGGCTGGCGCGCCTGCTTTGCATTTCTGCTGGCATTGGCGGTCGTGGTGACATTTTGTATGTTCCGCTGGATGCCGGAAACCCGCCCGGTACAGGCGCAGCGCCCTCGCCTGCTGGCGAGCTACAGGCTGCTGTTTGGCACCGCCAGCTTTAACTGCTATCTGATTATGCTGATTGCCGGACTCGCGGGCGTCGCGGTGTTTGAGGCGTGCTCCGGGGTGCTGATGGGCGCGGGCCTCGGACTCAGCAGCCTTGCGGTGAGCGTGCTGTTTATTCTGCCGATCCCGGCGGCGTTTTTCGGCGCCTGGTTTGCCGGGCGCGCCCATAAGCGTTTTACCACCCTGATGTGGCAGGCGGTACTGAGCTGTCTTGCGGCGGGTGTGCTGATGTGGCTGCCGGGCTGGCTTGGCATAATGAATATCTGGACGCTGCTTATCCCCGCCGCGCTCTTTTTCTTCGGCGCCGGAATGCTGTTTCCGCTTGCCACCAGCGGCGCGATGGAGCCGTTTCCGTTCCTGGCGGGCACCGCCGGCGCGCTGGTGGGCGGGCTGCAAAACTGCGGTTCCGGGCTGCTGGCGTGGTCGTCCGCGCTGCTGCCGCAGAACGGGCAGTTTAGCCTCGGGATGCTGATGACGGCGATGGGTGTGCTGATGCTGGCGTGCTGGTTGCCGCTGGCGCACCGTGAGCGGATACCGGAGCAGACGGTGTAA